From Spartinivicinus ruber, the proteins below share one genomic window:
- a CDS encoding SPOR domain-containing protein yields MDDGLKQRLVGAIVLVALAVIFLPQLFDQETPYQVVKEPIPEPPVALTEPAYIEQQRQRVAERQAELASNSDQQQNTQSAIDEQEPVELVVNEAEQPKEPVTEVVPNQPIKTVDAQGDKADKAIAVAQQTIPSLDEQGVPIAWTLQLATFGNQANADKLLNELRSAGYKAYSRQVARDQNSLTRVFVGPSLSKDSVILQQQSIAKRWSLPGLVMRFKP; encoded by the coding sequence ATGGATGACGGCTTAAAACAACGATTGGTTGGGGCTATTGTATTGGTGGCATTAGCTGTGATTTTTTTGCCGCAATTATTTGATCAAGAAACGCCTTACCAAGTGGTTAAAGAGCCTATTCCTGAACCGCCAGTGGCGCTGACAGAGCCCGCTTATATTGAGCAGCAGCGCCAGCGGGTTGCTGAGCGGCAGGCTGAACTTGCTAGCAATTCTGACCAGCAACAAAATACCCAGTCAGCTATTGATGAACAAGAGCCAGTTGAGCTGGTGGTTAATGAAGCCGAACAACCAAAAGAGCCAGTAACGGAAGTTGTGCCAAATCAACCTATAAAAACTGTTGATGCTCAGGGGGATAAAGCTGATAAAGCCATTGCTGTTGCTCAACAAACAATTCCTAGCTTAGATGAGCAGGGAGTACCCATTGCTTGGACGTTACAGTTGGCAACTTTTGGAAACCAAGCCAATGCGGACAAATTATTAAATGAGCTAAGATCGGCAGGCTATAAAGCTTACAGTAGGCAAGTGGCAAGAGACCAAAACAGTTTGACCCGCGTATTTGTTGGCCCCTCTTTATCAAAAGATAGTGTTATTCTACAGCAGCAGTCTATTGCTAAGCGCTGGTCTTTACCAGGGTTAGTGATGCGCTTTAAACCTTAG
- the trpA gene encoding tryptophan synthase subunit alpha gives MSRIQSCFEQLKAVQRKALIPYVTAGDSSPQLTVPLMHAMVEAGANIIELGVPFSDPMADGPVIQQACERALSHGVTLSNVLAMVAEFRQQDNQTPVVLMGYLNPIEVMGYQTFAEAAAAAGVDGVLTVDLPPEEAGPLAEQLTANGIDTIYLLAPTTAEARIKTICDSASGFIYYVSLKGVTGANTLDVDAVNDQLSRIRQFTQLPVGVGFGIRDAETAKAVAQTADAIVVGSAIVKKIAAGNDDQTTIAAVKTLLGSMRKAIDV, from the coding sequence ATGAGTCGAATTCAATCTTGCTTTGAACAATTGAAAGCAGTCCAGCGTAAGGCATTAATCCCCTATGTGACAGCGGGTGATAGCTCACCACAACTTACTGTACCTCTGATGCATGCTATGGTTGAGGCAGGAGCTAACATTATTGAGCTAGGGGTTCCTTTTTCTGACCCGATGGCGGATGGGCCTGTGATTCAACAGGCTTGTGAGCGGGCGCTGTCCCACGGGGTTACCTTATCCAATGTGTTAGCAATGGTGGCAGAGTTTCGCCAGCAGGATAACCAAACACCTGTGGTATTAATGGGTTACCTCAATCCGATTGAAGTGATGGGTTATCAGACCTTTGCTGAAGCCGCGGCTGCAGCTGGTGTCGATGGGGTACTGACAGTGGATTTACCACCGGAAGAAGCTGGTCCTCTCGCTGAGCAATTAACAGCCAATGGTATTGACACGATTTATTTGTTGGCTCCCACAACTGCGGAAGCACGCATTAAAACGATTTGTGATAGTGCCTCTGGGTTTATTTACTATGTTTCTCTAAAAGGTGTCACAGGCGCAAATACTCTTGATGTTGATGCAGTTAATGATCAGCTGAGCCGAATTCGCCAATTTACTCAACTGCCAGTGGGAGTTGGGTTTGGTATTCGTGATGCAGAAACAGCTAAAGCTGTTGCGCAAACAGCTGATGCTATTGTCGTTGGTAGTGCGATTGTTAAAAAAATCGCTGCGGGTAATGATGATCAGACGACGATTGCAGCTGTTAAGACGTTGCTTGGCTCGATGCGCAAGGCCATTGACGTATAA
- the accD gene encoding acetyl-CoA carboxylase, carboxyltransferase subunit beta: MANWLLDKFNLPSLSGSKKHSNVPEGLWKKCVQCSAILYQPKLEENLDVCPKCGHHMRISAKTRLDYFLDPENRVEIAADLEPEDRLKFRDSKKYKDRLNAAQKQTGQKDALLAMQGTVKGIPVATVAFEFSFMGGSMGSVVGEKFVQAVNVCIEQRCALVCFAASGGARMQEALFSLMQMAKTSAALEKLKAAGLPFISVLTDPVYGGVSASLAMLGDINIAEPNALIGFAGPRVIEQTVREKLPEGFQRSEFLLEHGTVDMILQRSELRDRIASLLEKMTFYFTAEQAANDVVVEENTTPEVDQEQAESVAETNESVAEANTEEQPAPESKNEV; encoded by the coding sequence ATGGCTAATTGGTTATTAGATAAATTTAATCTGCCGTCTTTGTCTGGCTCAAAAAAGCATAGTAATGTCCCTGAAGGGCTGTGGAAAAAATGCGTCCAGTGTAGCGCAATTCTTTATCAGCCAAAGCTTGAAGAAAATCTGGATGTGTGTCCGAAATGTGGCCACCACATGCGGATTTCTGCTAAAACGCGTTTAGATTATTTTTTAGATCCCGAAAACCGAGTGGAAATTGCGGCTGATTTAGAGCCTGAAGATCGTCTGAAATTTAGAGACAGCAAAAAATATAAAGACCGTTTAAATGCTGCCCAAAAACAAACAGGACAAAAAGATGCGTTGTTAGCAATGCAGGGTACTGTAAAAGGGATACCAGTGGCCACAGTGGCTTTTGAGTTTTCTTTTATGGGGGGATCAATGGGCTCCGTAGTGGGCGAAAAATTTGTACAAGCTGTTAATGTTTGTATAGAGCAGCGTTGTGCCCTAGTTTGTTTTGCAGCTAGTGGTGGTGCCCGAATGCAAGAAGCTTTATTTTCTTTAATGCAAATGGCGAAAACCAGTGCAGCACTGGAAAAACTGAAAGCAGCAGGCTTACCTTTTATTTCTGTATTAACTGACCCTGTTTATGGCGGTGTTTCTGCCAGTTTAGCTATGTTAGGCGATATCAATATTGCTGAGCCAAACGCATTGATTGGTTTTGCTGGTCCTCGGGTTATTGAGCAAACCGTGCGCGAAAAATTACCGGAAGGCTTTCAACGTAGTGAGTTTTTATTGGAACATGGCACCGTTGATATGATTTTACAGCGGAGCGAACTACGTGACCGGATAGCTTCATTATTAGAAAAGATGACTTTTTACTTTACAGCTGAGCAAGCTGCTAATGATGTGGTTGTTGAGGAGAATACGACACCTGAAGTAGATCAGGAGCAAGCTGAATCTGTAGCTGAAACTAATGAGTCAGTTGCAGAAGCGAATACTGAAGAGCAACCTGCTCCAGAATCCAAAAATGAGGTTTAA
- the purF gene encoding amidophosphoribosyltransferase, translated as MCGIVGIAAKSNVNQALYDALTVLQHRGQDAAGIVTCADTRFYLRKDNGLVRDVFRTRHMQRLIGNMGIGHIRYPTAGSSSSAEAQPFYVNSPYGITLAHNGNLTNVDKIKEDLFKADLRHINTNSDSEVLLNVFAHELHALKQLKPSPEHIFQAISKVHQRCEGGYAVIAMLVGYGIVGFRDPNGIRPMVFGERQTKAGMEYMIASESVALDALGYKVVRDVAPGEAVFIDADGQLHTQQCAPASKLQPCVFEFVYFARPDSIIDGSSVYKARLKMGEKLADKILQERPDHDIDVVIPIPDTSRTSALQLANRLGVKFREGFIKNRYIGRTFIMPGQKERKKSVKQKLNAIDLEFRGKNVMLVDDSIVRGTTCKQIIEMAREAGAKKVYFASAAPAVRYPNVYGIDMPTASELIAHGRTDQEVGALIGADWLVYQDLKDLIGSVTEGCKTKFDGFECSVFDGKYITGNIDQAYLDRIEHARSDAAKTAQTKADNAIIDLHNDE; from the coding sequence ATGTGTGGGATTGTCGGAATTGCGGCAAAGTCGAATGTTAATCAGGCCCTCTACGATGCATTAACGGTGTTACAGCATCGAGGCCAGGATGCAGCTGGCATTGTCACCTGTGCAGATACACGGTTTTACCTGAGAAAAGATAATGGCCTGGTGCGAGATGTCTTTAGAACCCGCCACATGCAGAGGCTGATTGGTAATATGGGAATTGGCCATATCCGATACCCAACAGCCGGTAGTTCCAGTTCAGCTGAAGCACAGCCGTTTTATGTTAATTCGCCTTACGGAATTACTTTGGCGCATAATGGCAACTTAACTAACGTTGATAAAATTAAAGAAGATTTATTCAAAGCCGACCTGCGCCATATTAATACTAATTCTGACTCTGAAGTGCTGCTTAATGTCTTTGCCCATGAACTCCATGCGTTAAAACAACTGAAACCTTCACCGGAACATATTTTTCAGGCCATCAGTAAGGTCCATCAACGTTGCGAGGGTGGTTATGCAGTGATTGCGATGTTGGTTGGTTACGGTATAGTCGGGTTTCGTGACCCTAATGGAATTCGTCCAATGGTGTTTGGTGAGCGGCAAACTAAAGCGGGTATGGAATATATGATTGCCTCTGAAAGTGTTGCCCTTGATGCGCTAGGCTATAAAGTTGTTCGTGATGTAGCCCCAGGAGAAGCTGTTTTTATTGATGCTGATGGGCAGCTGCATACCCAGCAATGTGCACCAGCATCTAAGTTACAGCCTTGTGTGTTTGAGTTTGTTTATTTTGCCCGACCAGATTCCATTATTGATGGTAGCTCTGTTTATAAAGCCCGGCTAAAAATGGGCGAAAAGCTGGCAGATAAAATTCTACAGGAACGACCAGATCATGACATTGATGTGGTGATTCCAATCCCTGACACCAGTCGTACATCGGCATTGCAGTTAGCCAATCGACTAGGGGTAAAATTTAGAGAAGGCTTTATCAAAAACCGCTACATTGGTCGTACTTTTATCATGCCAGGGCAAAAGGAGCGGAAAAAATCAGTTAAACAAAAACTGAATGCCATTGACTTGGAGTTTCGCGGTAAAAACGTAATGCTGGTAGATGACTCGATAGTACGGGGCACTACTTGTAAGCAAATCATTGAAATGGCAAGAGAGGCAGGGGCAAAAAAAGTCTATTTTGCTTCAGCGGCACCTGCGGTACGTTATCCCAATGTTTATGGTATTGATATGCCAACGGCCAGTGAATTAATTGCCCATGGTCGTACTGACCAAGAAGTGGGAGCCTTAATTGGTGCAGACTGGTTGGTTTATCAGGATTTAAAAGACTTGATCGGATCTGTCACAGAAGGATGTAAAACCAAGTTTGATGGCTTTGAGTGTTCAGTATTTGATGGTAAATATATCACTGGTAATATAGATCAGGCTTATCTTGACCGGATAGAGCATGCCCGCAGTGATGCGGCTAAGACAGCTCAAACAAAGGCCGACAATGCCATTATTGACCTGCATAATGACGAGTAA
- a CDS encoding CvpA family protein, whose amino-acid sequence MSLIWVDWLIIGIITISSLLSIRRGFFQEAISMLAWLAAIIVAWVFGGSLSLLFVDYIATTSVRVVLACIVLFLATLLLGAIVSKLFGELVKATGFTGTDRFLGMILGAGRGALCVVLLVGVASLLPVQKDNWWQQSQLIPYFLTVADWSRHHLMELIAPYINSKTQ is encoded by the coding sequence GTGAGTTTAATTTGGGTCGATTGGCTAATTATTGGCATTATTACTATTTCCAGTTTATTAAGTATCCGCCGGGGCTTTTTTCAAGAAGCCATCTCAATGTTGGCTTGGCTGGCAGCGATCATTGTCGCTTGGGTTTTTGGCGGCAGCTTATCATTACTGTTTGTTGATTATATTGCGACAACTTCAGTGCGGGTGGTGTTGGCATGTATTGTATTATTTTTAGCTACTTTATTGTTGGGTGCTATTGTCAGTAAGCTGTTTGGTGAGCTAGTGAAAGCAACAGGTTTCACTGGCACAGATCGATTCTTAGGAATGATACTTGGGGCTGGGCGAGGAGCTCTTTGTGTCGTGTTACTGGTTGGCGTAGCAAGCTTATTACCTGTACAGAAAGACAATTGGTGGCAGCAATCACAGTTAATTCCCTACTTTTTAACGGTAGCTGATTGGTCTCGGCATCATTTAATGGAGCTAATTGCTCCCTACATTAATAGTAAAACACAATGA
- the folC gene encoding bifunctional tetrahydrofolate synthase/dihydrofolate synthase, translating into MRFKQLAEWLSWLESLHPTEIDLGLSRTQQVLQRLNLSKLGRWIITVAGTNGKGSTIAMLQSILQHAGYRVGVYTSPHFLHYNERVVIDGQPVSDGQLMMAFNAVDVARQETSLTYFEFGTLAAIWLFQQQPLDVVLLEVGLGGRLDAVNIVDPDIAVVTSIGLDHESFLGNDLNTIAWEKTGIVRANIPLVYGDDTVYPAVVERMENDQVKLLRKNHEFGALELADSWSFKGKTIDGSDCEVTGLPYPSLPFSNAITVLQVLQQLPLSILRESVMQGLISAKLPGRLQIEEVVINGKPSQLILDVAHNPAAAQMIAQHLKQANQPLRAVLAVLADKDVEGIVAAMAPVISQWYLSQVDVDRALAVDALTSRLDMQGVTNSQSFQVLRTAIELAAQEAEPNEPIIVLGSFYTVAETLKLIPEWAEEQK; encoded by the coding sequence ATGAGGTTTAAGCAGTTAGCTGAGTGGCTCTCTTGGTTAGAGAGCCTGCACCCCACCGAAATTGATCTTGGTTTATCCCGTACTCAACAAGTATTGCAACGGCTTAATTTATCCAAATTAGGCAGATGGATTATTACGGTTGCTGGTACCAATGGTAAAGGGAGTACCATTGCCATGTTGCAAAGCATTTTGCAGCATGCAGGCTATCGAGTGGGCGTCTACACATCACCGCACTTTTTACACTATAACGAACGAGTAGTTATTGATGGTCAGCCTGTGTCTGATGGTCAACTAATGATGGCTTTTAATGCTGTTGATGTAGCCCGACAGGAAACCTCATTGACCTATTTTGAGTTTGGCACTTTAGCAGCGATTTGGTTGTTTCAGCAACAGCCGTTAGATGTGGTACTGCTTGAAGTAGGACTGGGCGGTAGGTTGGATGCAGTGAATATTGTTGATCCAGATATTGCTGTGGTAACCAGTATTGGTTTAGATCATGAAAGCTTTTTAGGAAACGACTTAAATACGATTGCCTGGGAAAAAACCGGTATTGTAAGAGCAAATATTCCACTGGTTTATGGTGATGATACTGTTTATCCGGCAGTAGTAGAACGAATGGAAAATGATCAGGTTAAGTTGTTGAGAAAAAACCATGAGTTTGGTGCCTTGGAACTAGCTGATTCTTGGTCCTTTAAAGGAAAAACAATTGATGGCAGTGATTGTGAAGTGACAGGCTTACCTTATCCATCTCTCCCTTTTAGCAATGCAATCACTGTGCTACAAGTACTACAACAGTTGCCTTTGTCAATACTTCGTGAGTCTGTAATGCAAGGGTTAATCAGCGCTAAGTTACCAGGTCGTCTGCAAATTGAAGAGGTGGTGATCAACGGTAAACCAAGCCAATTAATTCTAGATGTAGCGCATAATCCTGCAGCTGCTCAAATGATAGCCCAGCACCTAAAGCAGGCAAATCAACCGCTACGGGCGGTATTAGCTGTATTGGCAGATAAAGATGTTGAAGGCATTGTGGCTGCTATGGCTCCTGTTATCAGCCAGTGGTATCTCAGTCAGGTTGATGTCGATCGGGCGCTGGCTGTTGATGCGTTAACAAGCAGGCTGGATATGCAAGGTGTAACCAATTCACAATCATTTCAGGTGTTGAGAACAGCCATTGAGCTGGCTGCTCAAGAGGCCGAGCCCAATGAGCCCATTATCGTGCTAGGCTCATTTTATACGGTTGCAGAAACGTTAAAGTTAATTCCAGAGTGGGCTGAGGAGCAAAAGTAA